A single window of Paenibacillus sp. SYP-B4298 DNA harbors:
- a CDS encoding DUF6973 domain-containing protein → MKRFISFILVAVMLLSIAPFTFGASSDVINADDLSKVRQAAEIAFAKNNYAIQRTSLNVDKAPILDEAPDFYQSIEGRSYEELTQEEKEKFVEIVQAAQVYYNSIVSSVETDSSVITPMYLESQLSKAIEAAIYVGFPTLSATDIIISFQNSNTARDIGVAYAQIMGYYDPNGVLQTWDNPADAYRHFAWNWLNTEQINANDARVFGDYHELAMAAADDANAQPSLSFDQKVTYGVARAFIIRSNTQASLSAFNSQWANDSVMDIYNNSQGRRYSLYNSHSDVGDAFYKAFFTDSALIGWTSNVNASVRSTAYSYWK, encoded by the coding sequence GTGAAAAGGTTCATTTCTTTTATTCTTGTGGCAGTAATGTTGCTATCCATTGCTCCATTTACTTTCGGCGCTTCATCTGACGTCATTAATGCTGATGATTTGAGCAAAGTCCGGCAGGCTGCTGAGATTGCATTCGCGAAAAACAACTATGCCATTCAACGAACGTCCTTAAATGTGGATAAAGCACCAATTCTGGATGAAGCTCCAGATTTTTATCAGTCCATTGAAGGAAGAAGTTATGAAGAATTGACGCAGGAAGAAAAAGAGAAGTTTGTTGAAATTGTACAAGCGGCTCAAGTTTACTATAATAGCATAGTGTCTTCGGTGGAAACCGATTCAAGCGTAATTACGCCAATGTACTTGGAATCGCAGTTATCCAAAGCAATTGAAGCGGCTATTTATGTGGGCTTTCCTACGTTATCCGCCACTGATATTATTATTTCGTTCCAGAATTCTAATACGGCTAGAGATATCGGAGTAGCTTATGCTCAAATCATGGGCTATTATGATCCTAACGGGGTTCTCCAAACGTGGGATAATCCGGCAGATGCATACAGACATTTTGCTTGGAATTGGTTGAATACCGAACAAATTAATGCAAATGATGCACGTGTTTTTGGGGACTATCATGAATTAGCAATGGCAGCGGCTGATGATGCTAATGCACAGCCGAGTCTTTCTTTTGATCAAAAAGTTACTTACGGTGTAGCAAGAGCTTTTATAATTAGGTCTAATACCCAAGCGAGTTTAAGTGCTTTTAATTCACAATGGGCAAATGATAGTGTAATGGACATCTACAACAACTCACAAGGAAGAAGATATTCGCTATATAATTCGCACTCCGATGTGGGAGATGCTTTTTATAAAGCATTTTTCACTGATAGTGCTTTGATTGGTTGGACGAGTAATGTTAATGCATCAGTCAGAAGTACTGCTTATAGTTACTGGAAATAG
- a CDS encoding SDR family oxidoreductase, whose translation MSKVQGRLEGQLAVVTGASRGIGRSIALRLAQEGAYVLVHYGTREAEAEAVVQQIVSGGGQARAIGADLSTPDGIQALFVGVDDAARKHRGGGGFDILVNNAGIGQIVTLEETTEESFEEVMRINVKAPLFVTQQALPRLRDGGRIINISSFVTRVASPSVFAYSMTKGAIDTFTKMLAKQLGSRHITVNAIQPGIINTEMNAGTLQNPQGQAYAAGLSVLNRWGEPEDVADVAAFLASADSRWVTGQCLDASGGSCL comes from the coding sequence ATGAGCAAGGTGCAAGGAAGGCTGGAGGGTCAACTGGCTGTAGTTACAGGAGCAAGCAGAGGCATCGGCCGCAGTATTGCGCTGCGACTGGCACAGGAGGGGGCGTATGTCCTCGTCCATTATGGGACAAGAGAGGCTGAAGCGGAAGCGGTCGTTCAACAGATTGTAAGTGGTGGAGGGCAGGCGCGCGCCATCGGAGCGGATCTGAGTACGCCAGATGGCATTCAAGCCTTGTTTGTGGGAGTGGATGACGCTGCTCGGAAGCATCGGGGAGGCGGTGGATTCGACATTCTGGTTAACAATGCCGGCATCGGCCAGATTGTTACCCTGGAGGAGACGACAGAGGAATCCTTCGAGGAAGTGATGCGGATTAATGTCAAGGCGCCGCTCTTTGTCACGCAGCAGGCTTTGCCTCGTCTGAGGGACGGTGGACGTATTATCAATATCTCCTCCTTTGTTACACGTGTAGCCTCTCCTAGTGTGTTCGCCTATAGTATGACCAAGGGCGCCATCGATACCTTCACCAAGATGCTGGCCAAACAGCTTGGGAGCCGTCATATTACGGTTAACGCGATCCAGCCTGGCATTATTAATACCGAGATGAACGCTGGCACGCTCCAGAACCCGCAAGGGCAAGCCTACGCGGCCGGACTGTCGGTCTTGAACAGGTGGGGCGAGCCCGAGGATGTGGCGGATGTGGCGGCCTTCCTGGCTTCGGCGGACAGTCGCTGGGTGACGGGGCAATGCCTGGATGCCAGCGGCGGCTCGTGTCTATAG